One genomic segment of Clostridium saccharoperbutylacetonicum N1-4(HMT) includes these proteins:
- a CDS encoding HAD-IB family hydrolase, producing MANVGAFFDLDGTLYREGLITEVFKKMVKYEIIGEERWYNDVRPYFTKWDKRQGDYDNYLLKMIDIYIESVKGLQKYQMDYIAKKVVEQKGDRVYTFTRDRIKWHQANGHILIIISGSPSELVSEMAKKYGFTDYIGAKYIIDKDSIYTGEVIPMWDSRSKKKAINDFAIKYDIDLNESYAYGDTAGDYTMFKNVKHPYCMNPTKELLQKVIKDRELIKKINVVVERKDVIYNLDIEDIQFL from the coding sequence ATGGCTAATGTAGGTGCTTTTTTTGATTTAGATGGAACCTTATACAGAGAAGGCTTAATAACAGAAGTATTCAAAAAGATGGTAAAGTATGAGATTATAGGTGAAGAAAGATGGTATAATGATGTAAGACCATACTTCACCAAATGGGATAAAAGACAAGGGGATTATGATAATTATCTTTTAAAAATGATAGATATATATATTGAATCCGTTAAAGGCTTACAAAAATATCAAATGGATTATATAGCAAAAAAAGTTGTAGAACAAAAGGGTGATAGGGTATATACTTTTACAAGGGACAGAATTAAATGGCACCAGGCCAATGGTCACATTTTAATTATAATTTCTGGATCACCATCAGAACTTGTTAGTGAGATGGCTAAGAAATATGGATTTACGGATTATATTGGTGCAAAATATATTATAGATAAAGATAGTATATATACTGGAGAAGTAATTCCAATGTGGGATAGTAGAAGTAAAAAAAAGGCGATTAATGATTTTGCAATAAAATATGATATAGATTTAAATGAAAGTTATGCATATGGTGATACGGCAGGAGATTATACAATGTTTAAAAATGTAAAGCATCCTTATTGTATGAATCCAACTAAAGAACTTTTACAAAAGGTTATTAAAGATAGAGAATTAATTAAAAAGATTAATGTTGTTGTTGAAAGGAAAGATGTAATATATAACTTAGACATCGAAGATATACAATTCTTATAG
- a CDS encoding ribonuclease H-like domain-containing protein, which produces MIIRENRVKVEEYIDEYIMKSQNKEYGPEDVIFFDLEHYVYKKPKCIGVFGACEYDKKANNILVTQYMIEDRDEAKDILYLAKEYFMKMKEKGKKAIITFSGNNDFTVINYLFKENGIYYNFDEEFDSVDIQKEYEKFNNLSIGLKKLEKVFGIFREGEVISGSNLAKTFHKVMKDKGYFKRMPEEKIEKILLYNEQDVINLYYIYVNWKKYIFNNSNIKDTQFEDDLMDVEVLEDDSNL; this is translated from the coding sequence GTGATTATTCGTGAAAATAGAGTCAAGGTGGAAGAATATATAGATGAATATATTATGAAGTCTCAAAATAAGGAATATGGTCCTGAAGATGTTATATTCTTTGACCTTGAACATTATGTTTATAAAAAACCAAAGTGTATTGGGGTATTTGGAGCGTGTGAATATGATAAAAAAGCTAATAATATTCTAGTTACTCAATATATGATTGAAGATAGAGATGAGGCAAAAGATATATTATATCTTGCTAAAGAATACTTTATGAAAATGAAAGAGAAAGGGAAAAAAGCGATAATCACTTTTTCAGGAAATAATGATTTTACAGTTATAAATTATCTTTTTAAAGAAAATGGCATATATTACAACTTTGATGAAGAATTTGATTCTGTTGATATTCAAAAAGAATATGAAAAGTTTAACAATTTATCTATCGGTCTTAAAAAATTAGAAAAGGTTTTTGGTATTTTTAGAGAAGGAGAAGTTATAAGTGGATCTAATTTAGCTAAAACCTTTCATAAAGTCATGAAGGATAAAGGGTATTTTAAAAGAATGCCAGAAGAGAAAATAGAAAAAATCCTTTTATACAATGAACAAGATGTTATAAATTTATATTATATATATGTTAATTGGAAAAAATATATCTTTAATAATAGTAATATTAAAGATACTCAATTTGAAGATGATCTTATGGACGTTGAAGTATTAGAAGATGATTCTAATTTATAA
- a CDS encoding ComEC/Rec2 family competence protein: MNKIFNLKNKSLLVILIILIFFSFKLGYNYFIVKENEPFKPDPNIMLVHYIDVGQGDSILIQVNNKNLLIDSGPNSDEKKLFNYLSSLYIDKFDYVIATHPHEDHIGNMAKIIKDYSVLEFYAPKIQSTTKTFEKMLDTLKSKHLKINVIKKGTNSIDLGHNTKVTVFSPIKDFYEDLNNYSPVIKIEYGNTSFLFTGDAQKEVEKEILDNNENITANVLKIGHHGSSTSTSTNFLKKVNPMISVISVGKDNIYNHPYEGTINLLNMNKITIYRTDIDGNILLYSDGYKITKKH, translated from the coding sequence ATGAACAAAATTTTTAATTTGAAAAATAAAAGTTTATTAGTTATTTTAATAATTTTAATCTTTTTCTCTTTTAAATTAGGCTACAATTATTTTATAGTTAAAGAAAATGAACCTTTTAAGCCAGATCCAAATATTATGTTAGTTCATTATATAGATGTAGGACAAGGAGATAGCATACTTATTCAAGTTAATAACAAAAATCTTTTAATAGATTCTGGTCCAAATAGTGATGAAAAAAAACTTTTTAATTATTTATCAAGTTTATATATAGATAAATTTGATTATGTGATTGCAACCCATCCTCATGAGGATCATATTGGAAATATGGCTAAGATAATAAAAGATTACAGTGTTTTAGAATTTTATGCTCCTAAGATTCAATCTACAACAAAAACCTTTGAAAAAATGTTAGATACATTAAAAAGTAAACATTTGAAGATTAATGTAATAAAAAAAGGTACAAATTCCATTGATTTGGGGCACAATACAAAAGTTACAGTCTTTTCACCTATTAAAGATTTTTATGAAGACTTAAATAATTATTCTCCAGTTATAAAAATCGAATATGGCAATACATCATTTCTCTTTACAGGTGACGCTCAAAAAGAAGTTGAAAAAGAAATACTTGATAATAATGAAAATATCACTGCTAATGTACTTAAAATTGGTCATCACGGTTCGTCAACTTCAACCAGTACTAATTTTCTTAAGAAAGTAAATCCGATGATTTCTGTTATTTCAGTAGGTAAAGACAATATCTATAATCATCCATATGAAGGTACTATCAACCTTTTAAATATGAATAAAATTACAATCTATAGAACGGATATAGATGGAAATATACTTCTTTACTCTGATGGTTATAAAATAACAAAAAAGCACTGA
- a CDS encoding putative ABC transporter permease, whose amino-acid sequence MLNFNLYNLIYYFVVYSFAGWCLEVLYYFKNERRFVNRGFLYGPFCPIYGFGVVSLVTFFDGYKDNIILLFLLASVFTTVLEYFTGMFLEKTFKTKWWDYTDDPLNLHGRVCLPYSLLWGIGELLIIYIIHPIVENIIDLIPKSSGEIFISVVIIYLIIDFTLTIASLVQFDKLFYSFQFVPVNFLFDKPPFLFGLSKGRTIDKIRTFESIINKFKFNLNNKNLRHNFSNFSPKPLNHLLKVLKDKIRKD is encoded by the coding sequence ATGTTAAATTTTAACCTCTACAATCTAATATATTATTTTGTAGTTTATTCTTTTGCTGGCTGGTGCCTTGAGGTTTTATATTATTTTAAAAATGAACGAAGATTTGTTAATAGAGGATTTTTATACGGCCCTTTTTGTCCAATATATGGATTTGGTGTTGTATCACTTGTGACTTTTTTTGATGGCTATAAAGATAATATAATCTTATTATTTTTATTAGCATCTGTTTTTACAACTGTTTTAGAATATTTTACCGGAATGTTTTTAGAAAAAACTTTCAAGACAAAATGGTGGGATTATACTGATGATCCTCTTAATCTCCATGGAAGAGTTTGTTTACCATATTCATTACTATGGGGTATAGGAGAACTTTTAATAATTTATATAATCCATCCTATTGTTGAAAATATTATTGATCTTATACCAAAATCATCAGGTGAAATATTTATTTCAGTCGTTATTATTTATTTAATTATTGATTTTACTTTAACAATAGCTTCTTTAGTGCAATTTGATAAATTATTTTATAGTTTTCAATTTGTACCAGTAAATTTTTTATTTGATAAACCACCATTCTTATTTGGTTTATCAAAAGGTCGAACTATAGATAAAATTAGAACTTTTGAATCTATTATTAACAAATTTAAATTTAATTTAAATAATAAGAACTTAAGACATAACTTTTCAAATTTTTCACCAAAGCCACTAAATCATCTTTTAAAAGTCTTAAAAGATAAAATAAGAAAAGATTAA
- a CDS encoding DUF378 domain-containing protein, whose protein sequence is MKILNAISLILIIIGGINWGLIGFFQFNLVDFLFGSFSALSRIIYCLVGLASIYSISFFAKERVY, encoded by the coding sequence ATGAAAATATTAAATGCTATTTCACTTATTTTAATTATTATTGGTGGCATAAATTGGGGACTAATTGGCTTTTTTCAATTTAATTTAGTTGACTTTCTTTTTGGAAGCTTTTCAGCATTATCAAGAATTATTTATTGTTTAGTTGGTCTTGCTAGTATATATTCTATTTCCTTTTTTGCTAAAGAGAGAGTTTATTAA
- a CDS encoding Lrp/AsnC ligand binding domain-containing protein, translating into MTLVPNNNLDELDLQILDLLIKDCRTPYLEIARICHVSGGTIHVRMKKMEDMGIIKGSRIILDLPKLGYDVCCLVGIYVDKTSSFNSVFDKMSKINEVVELHLTTGNYSMFAKIVCTNITDLQDVLLNKINNIDGVQRTDTFLSLSQPIDRNISL; encoded by the coding sequence ATGACTTTAGTCCCAAATAACAATTTAGATGAATTAGATTTACAAATACTTGATTTATTAATTAAAGATTGCAGAACTCCATATTTAGAGATAGCACGTATATGCCATGTTAGTGGAGGTACTATTCATGTCAGAATGAAAAAGATGGAAGACATGGGTATTATAAAAGGTTCTAGAATAATATTAGATTTACCTAAATTAGGATACGATGTATGTTGTCTTGTTGGAATATATGTCGATAAAACGTCTTCTTTTAATTCAGTATTTGACAAAATGTCAAAAATAAATGAAGTTGTTGAATTACATCTGACTACAGGTAACTATTCGATGTTTGCTAAAATAGTATGTACTAACATTACTGATTTGCAAGATGTACTACTTAACAAAATAAATAACATTGATGGTGTACAAAGAACCGACACATTCCTTTCATTATCTCAACCTATTGATAGAAATATTTCTTTATAG
- a CDS encoding gamma carbonic anhydrase family protein, giving the protein MIKKFKGKKPNLASEVYVAETAVIIGDVTLERNVNIWFGAVLRGDAASITIGENTNIQDNCVVHVDFDNNVVIGNGCTIGHNAIIHGCSIKDNVLVGMGAIILNGAKIGNDTIIGAGTLITQNKEFEDGVLILGNPGKVIRKLTEEEIEENRKSCKNYIDASKEYKLD; this is encoded by the coding sequence ATGATAAAAAAATTTAAAGGAAAAAAGCCTAATTTAGCTAGTGAAGTTTATGTTGCAGAAACAGCGGTAATTATTGGAGATGTAACTCTTGAAAGAAATGTAAACATTTGGTTTGGGGCTGTACTTAGAGGTGATGCAGCTTCAATAACTATAGGAGAAAACACTAATATTCAGGATAATTGTGTAGTACATGTTGATTTTGACAATAATGTAGTTATAGGAAATGGATGTACTATAGGACATAATGCAATAATACATGGTTGTAGTATAAAAGATAATGTTTTAGTTGGAATGGGAGCTATAATATTAAACGGTGCAAAAATAGGAAATGATACTATCATAGGAGCGGGAACTTTGATAACTCAAAATAAAGAATTTGAAGATGGAGTTTTAATTTTGGGTAATCCTGGAAAGGTGATAAGAAAATTAACAGAAGAAGAAATTGAGGAAAACAGAAAGTCGTGTAAAAATTACATCGATGCTAGTAAAGAATATAAATTAGATTAA
- a CDS encoding CvfB family protein, which translates to MIAVGQYCNLKVSKKVDFGYYLEDKFGDEVLLPNSAAKGHEIKEGDKLEVFVYRDSQDRLISTLKKPLLTVGEIAYLEVVSQNNIGAFVNFGLERDLFVPLKEQGFKLKEGKKYLFYMYVDKTDRLAATTRIDQYLALAEEGKYKVSDEVNAIVYDTCENGTLNVAIDGEYRGLILANEHFDYIYPGQEIKARIKKIYEDGTIGVTTRKKRLEARSELSEEILKYLRENGGFMPFNDKSSPEDIKKQFNTSKNYFKMTLGGLMKEKLITQDKEGTKLL; encoded by the coding sequence ATGATAGCAGTAGGACAATATTGCAATTTAAAAGTTAGTAAAAAAGTAGATTTCGGGTATTATCTTGAAGATAAATTTGGAGACGAAGTACTGCTCCCTAATAGTGCTGCAAAAGGGCATGAAATAAAAGAAGGCGATAAGTTAGAAGTGTTTGTTTATAGAGATTCACAGGATAGATTAATTTCTACTTTAAAAAAGCCACTTTTAACAGTAGGGGAAATTGCTTACTTAGAAGTTGTTAGCCAAAATAATATCGGAGCTTTTGTAAATTTTGGACTTGAGAGAGATTTGTTTGTTCCATTAAAAGAACAAGGTTTTAAGCTTAAAGAAGGAAAAAAATATTTATTCTATATGTATGTAGATAAAACTGATAGATTGGCAGCAACTACAAGAATAGATCAATATCTAGCTCTTGCAGAAGAAGGAAAATACAAGGTTTCAGATGAGGTAAATGCTATTGTTTATGATACATGTGAAAATGGAACTTTAAATGTTGCAATAGATGGTGAATATAGAGGGTTGATACTGGCTAATGAACATTTTGATTATATATATCCAGGTCAAGAAATTAAGGCAAGAATTAAAAAGATTTATGAAGATGGTACTATTGGAGTAACAACTAGAAAGAAGAGATTAGAGGCAAGAAGTGAATTAAGTGAGGAAATCCTTAAATATTTAAGAGAAAATGGAGGCTTTATGCCATTTAATGACAAGTCCTCTCCTGAAGACATAAAAAAGCAATTTAATACAAGCAAGAATTACTTTAAGATGACTTTAGGCGGATTAATGAAGGAGAAATTAATTACTCAAGATAAAGAAGGAACAAAACTTTTATAA
- a CDS encoding spore germination protein gives MNVTANYQDNIQLIHSHLAIDKTFDIVERPFVVGGKNAVLYFLNGFIKDAIMQDILKSFFKIPPETMNSYKTINDFINNQVHHVSVKSESNLDKIILALLTGQTIMCIDGYDAFILLDLRTYPGSDSSKPEKEKTLRGGRDGFIEKLVFNAGFIRRRIRDPRLVFEIHQIGDVSKTDVCLAYIDGVADPRVHDLIVNSLSKVDIKALTLSDQSLIDVMCRKNWLNPLPKVRYTERPDVASAHIVEGKIIIIVDNSPNIIILPTGIFDFLQDINDYYFPLFTGNYLRIIRNLVMLATILITPSYLLFVNGNIFLPSFFDFLKPQDYFAIPILYQFILLEFAVDVLKLAGLNTPSPLGSAMSLIGGLILGEYAIKTGWFIPQSILYMSIVTLGDFTQPSIEMNFALKFARMILLVLSGFFGFWGFIAGIALILFVMGSTKTIAGDKYFYPLIPFNWKALKNLLFRTRISKDVQ, from the coding sequence TTGAATGTCACAGCCAATTACCAAGATAATATACAGTTAATCCATTCACATTTGGCAATTGATAAAACTTTTGATATTGTTGAACGTCCATTTGTAGTGGGTGGAAAGAATGCTGTTTTGTATTTTTTAAATGGATTTATTAAAGATGCTATCATGCAAGATATACTAAAATCTTTTTTTAAAATCCCTCCTGAAACTATGAACTCTTATAAGACTATAAATGATTTTATAAATAATCAAGTTCATCATGTATCTGTTAAAAGTGAAAGTAATTTGGACAAAATTATTTTAGCATTATTAACCGGCCAAACTATAATGTGCATAGATGGTTATGATGCCTTTATACTTCTAGATTTGCGTACTTATCCAGGTTCTGATTCATCAAAACCAGAAAAAGAAAAAACTTTACGCGGTGGAAGAGACGGCTTTATTGAAAAATTAGTGTTTAATGCTGGTTTTATAAGAAGAAGGATTAGAGATCCTAGATTAGTTTTTGAAATACATCAAATAGGTGATGTATCAAAGACAGACGTTTGTCTTGCATACATAGATGGAGTTGCAGATCCTAGGGTACATGATTTAATAGTTAATAGTTTATCAAAAGTGGATATAAAAGCCTTAACACTTTCCGATCAAAGTTTAATTGATGTTATGTGCAGAAAAAATTGGTTAAATCCTCTTCCAAAGGTAAGATATACGGAACGGCCTGATGTTGCCTCAGCACATATAGTTGAAGGTAAAATTATAATTATTGTAGATAATTCTCCAAATATTATAATTCTTCCAACTGGAATTTTTGATTTTTTACAAGATATAAACGATTATTATTTTCCATTATTTACCGGAAACTATTTAAGAATTATACGTAATTTAGTAATGCTTGCAACTATATTAATAACTCCATCTTATTTACTTTTTGTCAATGGAAATATATTTCTTCCATCTTTTTTTGATTTTCTAAAACCTCAAGATTACTTTGCTATACCTATATTATATCAATTTATACTCTTAGAATTTGCTGTAGATGTTTTAAAATTAGCAGGATTGAACACACCAAGTCCTCTTGGCAGTGCAATGTCTTTAATTGGAGGTTTGATTCTTGGTGAATACGCAATAAAAACAGGCTGGTTTATTCCACAATCAATATTATATATGTCTATAGTAACACTGGGAGACTTCACACAACCTAGTATTGAAATGAACTTTGCTTTAAAGTTTGCAAGAATGATTTTATTGGTCCTTAGTGGCTTTTTCGGCTTCTGGGGCTTTATCGCCGGTATAGCATTAATATTATTTGTAATGGGTAGTACTAAAACAATAGCTGGTGATAAATATTTTTATCCATTAATACCTTTCAATTGGAAAGCGCTAAAAAACTTATTATTCAGAACGCGAATATCAAAAGATGTACAATAA
- the asnB gene encoding asparagine synthase (glutamine-hydrolyzing), which yields MCGIAGLVNFKENIINETDILKSMVKTLEKRGPDAKGYYISPNVLLGHRRLIVVDPEGGTQPMTKIFEGRKYTVIYNGELYNTEDLRKELKVQGFSFNSYSDTEVLLTAYICWGKDCINKLIGIFAFGIFDEDKNEVFLARDQMGVKPLFYTMHNNTLVFGSEIKTILANPRIKREIDMQGLTEIFGLGPATIPGSAVYKNIKEIAPANCLLITRDNNVKVWEYWSVKAEEFKETPEEAIEHTRELLIDAINRQLVGDVPLCTFLSGGLDSSAISAIAAKEFEKKGKKLTTYSIDYEDNDKYFKASLFQPTSDEFYAEMMAKFINSDHRKVVLNHSDLASALRDAVIARDLPGMADIDSSLLLFCREIRKDFVVGLSGECADEIFGGYPWFTRDEMFYLDTFPWARFVNDRKAIVNKELKNMKLEELVRAQYEKSLSKVPHLDNESKRDYRMKEISYLNLKWFMVNLLNRKDRVSMGNSLEVRVPFADIRLVQYAFNLPAEIKLYKGREKGLLRAALEGILPEEIIYRKKSPYPKTHNPIYTDIVCKMMTEILNKKSSPIHAIIDEKVVREIIETRGASYKVPWYGQLMTGPQLLAYLIQVNIWLEEYKVNLLI from the coding sequence ATGTGTGGTATAGCTGGATTAGTAAATTTTAAAGAAAATATAATTAATGAGACAGATATATTGAAAAGTATGGTAAAAACATTAGAGAAGAGAGGACCAGATGCAAAAGGCTATTATATTTCTCCTAATGTTTTGTTGGGGCATAGAAGATTGATTGTAGTTGATCCTGAAGGTGGAACACAACCGATGACTAAAATATTTGAAGGAAGAAAATATACAGTAATTTATAATGGTGAGTTATACAATACTGAAGATTTGCGAAAAGAATTGAAAGTACAGGGGTTTAGTTTTAATTCTTATTCTGATACAGAAGTACTTCTTACTGCCTACATTTGTTGGGGAAAAGACTGTATTAATAAGTTAATTGGCATTTTTGCCTTTGGAATTTTTGACGAGGATAAAAATGAAGTTTTTTTAGCTAGAGATCAAATGGGAGTTAAACCGTTGTTTTATACTATGCATAATAATACTCTTGTTTTTGGTTCAGAAATAAAAACAATTTTAGCAAATCCAAGAATTAAAAGAGAAATTGATATGCAAGGATTGACAGAAATTTTTGGCCTTGGACCAGCTACTATTCCTGGAAGTGCAGTATATAAAAATATTAAAGAAATAGCTCCTGCAAATTGTCTTTTGATTACTAGAGATAATAATGTTAAGGTTTGGGAGTATTGGAGTGTTAAGGCAGAAGAGTTTAAAGAAACACCAGAAGAAGCTATAGAGCATACAAGAGAATTATTAATTGATGCAATAAATAGACAATTGGTAGGAGATGTACCACTTTGTACATTTTTATCAGGTGGTTTAGATTCATCTGCAATTTCAGCAATTGCAGCTAAAGAGTTTGAAAAGAAGGGTAAAAAGCTAACAACTTATTCAATTGATTATGAAGATAATGATAAGTATTTTAAGGCATCATTATTTCAACCTACCTCGGATGAATTTTATGCAGAAATGATGGCAAAATTTATTAACAGTGATCATAGAAAAGTGGTTTTAAATCATTCAGATCTAGCTTCAGCGCTTAGGGATGCAGTTATAGCAAGAGATTTGCCTGGTATGGCAGATATTGATTCTTCACTATTATTATTTTGCAGGGAAATACGTAAAGATTTTGTAGTAGGTCTCTCAGGGGAATGTGCAGATGAAATTTTTGGTGGATATCCATGGTTTACTAGAGATGAAATGTTTTACTTAGATACTTTTCCTTGGGCAAGATTTGTAAATGATAGGAAAGCTATAGTAAATAAAGAATTAAAAAATATGAAGCTTGAAGAATTAGTAAGAGCTCAATATGAAAAATCATTGAGCAAAGTACCTCATCTTGATAATGAAAGTAAAAGAGATTATAGGATGAAGGAGATATCATATTTAAATTTAAAATGGTTTATGGTAAATCTTCTTAATAGAAAAGATAGGGTAAGTATGGGAAATAGTTTAGAAGTAAGAGTACCTTTTGCAGATATAAGATTAGTTCAATATGCTTTTAATTTACCAGCGGAAATAAAATTGTATAAAGGCAGAGAGAAAGGATTACTACGTGCTGCTCTTGAAGGAATACTACCAGAGGAAATTATATATAGAAAGAAGAGTCCGTATCCAAAGACTCATAATCCAATATATACTGATATAGTATGCAAAATGATGACTGAAATTTTAAATAAAAAATCATCACCAATTCATGCTATCATCGATGAAAAAGTAGTGAGAGAAATAATAGAAACGCGTGGGGCGTCTTATAAAGTACCATGGTATGGACAGTTAATGACAGGACCACAATTACTTGCATATTTAATTCAAGTAAATATATGGCTTGAGGAATATAAGGTTAATTTGTTGATTTAA
- a CDS encoding YaaR family protein: MEIGRVRRGTVTSERKVVSEKKDFSRSFNQERQKKSEEQLNKMIDDIKKRGNKLITTKTYVDVVMYKKMIKEYLESILKFMYETKKDISFWQTQYFVTVDTIDGKLEELTQGLLSDERENINIAATIDEIQGMIVDIYR, from the coding sequence ATGGAAATTGGAAGAGTAAGAAGAGGTACGGTTACATCTGAAAGAAAAGTTGTTTCAGAAAAGAAGGATTTTTCAAGAAGTTTTAATCAAGAAAGACAAAAGAAATCTGAAGAACAGCTTAATAAAATGATAGATGATATCAAAAAAAGAGGGAATAAACTTATTACGACTAAAACGTATGTCGATGTAGTTATGTATAAGAAGATGATAAAAGAGTATTTAGAATCAATATTAAAATTTATGTACGAAACTAAAAAAGATATTAGTTTTTGGCAAACACAGTATTTTGTAACTGTTGATACGATTGATGGTAAGTTAGAAGAACTAACTCAAGGTCTTCTTTCAGATGAAAGAGAAAATATAAATATAGCTGCAACGATAGATGAAATACAGGGCATGATTGTGGATATATATAGATAG
- a CDS encoding ABC transporter substrate-binding protein — protein sequence MKKRLSLMLVMILSILTFAGCGNGNSGQNETKKVATETKDIKFITPDGLTAMAVAKLIKDKPEIKSGYNINYTIEQSSDNLVTSVMKSEPDVAIVPSNVAATVYNKNQGYKIAGTIGFGSFYIGTTNENQTINDLKGKEVYNIGKGLTPDIITRTILKDKGIDADKDVNFSYVNSVNELAPIILAGKTQYAVIPEPALSTVQAKNDKFKVFIDLNEEWKKVNNSQYGYPQSTIIVKKELCEKDKDFVKELLKNVKEAEEWANKDKETLGAYCEEIGVSAKKPVVIKAVDRANLKYADIKDSIKEYKTYFEKLNGFDPKTIGGKVPDDEIFMEK from the coding sequence ATGAAAAAGAGATTATCATTAATGCTAGTTATGATATTATCTATATTAACATTTGCAGGTTGTGGAAACGGTAATTCTGGTCAAAATGAAACTAAAAAAGTGGCAACAGAAACGAAAGATATAAAATTTATCACACCAGATGGACTTACAGCTATGGCCGTAGCAAAACTTATAAAGGATAAACCGGAAATTAAATCAGGATATAACATTAATTATACAATAGAACAAAGTTCTGATAATTTAGTTACAAGTGTCATGAAGAGTGAGCCAGATGTGGCAATAGTACCTTCTAATGTTGCAGCTACAGTTTATAATAAAAATCAAGGATATAAAATAGCAGGAACTATAGGTTTTGGATCATTCTATATAGGAACAACTAACGAAAATCAAACTATAAATGATTTAAAAGGAAAAGAAGTTTACAATATAGGTAAAGGCTTAACACCAGATATAATTACAAGAACAATTCTTAAGGATAAAGGGATAGATGCTGACAAAGATGTTAATTTCAGTTATGTAAATTCGGTTAATGAGCTTGCACCAATAATTTTAGCTGGAAAGACTCAATATGCTGTAATTCCAGAACCAGCATTATCTACAGTTCAAGCTAAAAATGATAAGTTTAAAGTATTTATAGATTTAAATGAAGAATGGAAAAAAGTAAATAATTCACAATATGGATATCCTCAATCTACAATTATAGTTAAAAAGGAATTATGTGAAAAGGATAAGGATTTCGTGAAGGAACTTTTAAAAAATGTTAAAGAAGCAGAGGAATGGGCAAATAAAGATAAAGAGACTCTAGGAGCTTACTGTGAAGAAATTGGTGTTTCAGCTAAAAAGCCAGTAGTAATTAAAGCAGTGGATAGAGCAAATTTAAAATATGCAGATATTAAGGATTCTATAAAAGAATACAAAACATATTTTGAAAAATTAAATGGTTTTGATCCTAAGACTATAGGAGGAAAAGTGCCAGATGACGAAATATTCATGGAAAAGTAA